One Robbsia sp. KACC 23696 DNA segment encodes these proteins:
- a CDS encoding response regulator transcription factor has protein sequence MRILIAEDDSILADGLTRTLRQAGYAVDHFGDGGDVDRALALQAYDLLILDLGLPKLSGQEILRRLRARQGANATLPVLILTAADSVEDRVMGLDLGADDYMAKPFALSELEARIRALTRRGTGGGAAIMRHGALAFDQVGRTASLHGQMIELSAREIALLEVLLQRVGRLVSKEQLVDHLCEWGDEVSTNAIEVYMHRLRKKIEPGGVRVTTVRGIGYCLDRPVHSETPSPSASAAPATPSRSDAYR, from the coding sequence ATGCGCATTCTAATAGCTGAGGATGACAGCATACTCGCCGACGGCTTGACGCGAACCCTCCGCCAAGCGGGCTATGCCGTCGACCATTTCGGCGATGGCGGCGACGTCGATCGCGCCCTCGCCCTGCAAGCCTACGACCTGCTGATCCTCGATTTAGGACTGCCCAAGCTGTCCGGCCAGGAGATTTTGCGCCGTCTGCGCGCGCGCCAGGGCGCCAACGCGACCTTGCCGGTCCTGATTCTGACTGCGGCGGACAGCGTGGAAGATCGGGTAATGGGACTTGACCTCGGGGCGGACGACTATATGGCCAAGCCCTTCGCCCTGTCGGAGCTGGAGGCACGGATCCGCGCGCTGACCCGTCGCGGCACCGGCGGCGGTGCCGCGATTATGCGGCATGGCGCGCTCGCTTTCGATCAGGTCGGCCGCACAGCCAGTTTGCACGGGCAGATGATCGAACTTTCTGCGCGCGAGATCGCTTTGCTCGAAGTGTTGCTGCAACGCGTCGGCCGATTGGTATCGAAGGAGCAACTGGTCGATCACCTGTGCGAATGGGGCGACGAGGTAAGTACCAACGCGATCGAAGTCTATATGCACCGTTTGCGCAAAAAGATCGAACCCGGCGGCGTGCGCGTCACGACCGTCCGCGGCATCGGCTATTGTCTGGATCGGCCGGTGCATTCGGAGACGCCATCGCCGTCCGCTTCGGCCGCCCCCGCGACGCCGTCTCGTAGCGACGCCTACCGCTGA